The Dehalogenimonas lykanthroporepellens BL-DC-9 genome includes a window with the following:
- a CDS encoding sodium extrusion protein NatB, putative (KEGG: det:DET0852 sodium extrusion protein NatB, putative), protein MNKTLLIFKHEFRTLIRRTGFIIMTVAFPLLALLLIGGGQLFSGVTGSDPVEPTEVTIGYVDGAGLVTGYQERPNFTFEEFATVESANQAMVDGDIAEYIYISPDYVQSGTVVRFTVSRELDTPGDRYDAIRNFVLRNLLGPEIEPEVIDRAVHPVNLATIVIDPATGLPADTQGGFSQFILPYIFSILLIMSIFTSSGYLLQGLAEEKENRIMEILLSSVSSRQLITGKVLGLGAAGLLQMAVWLVSARFLADLASENFSDILGSIEVSVTFVLLGLAYFILGYLLFAVIMAAAGSIGSNARESQQMATVFTLLAVSPLWFMVFLIENPHHTLSVILTIFPFTAPITTIVRIGVADVPTWQIAASMAIMAATIVGLLALAAKIFRTFLLMYGKMPKLGEIIRLIRQA, encoded by the coding sequence ATGAACAAGACATTACTCATTTTCAAGCACGAGTTCCGCACCCTGATCCGTCGCACCGGCTTCATCATCATGACGGTGGCTTTCCCCCTGCTGGCGCTTCTGCTCATCGGCGGCGGTCAGCTCTTTTCCGGCGTCACCGGCAGCGACCCGGTGGAACCGACCGAAGTCACCATCGGCTACGTCGACGGCGCTGGCCTGGTCACCGGCTACCAGGAACGGCCGAATTTCACCTTCGAGGAATTCGCCACCGTCGAATCCGCCAACCAGGCCATGGTCGACGGCGATATCGCCGAATATATCTACATTTCACCGGACTATGTCCAGAGCGGCACCGTCGTCCGCTTCACCGTGTCCCGGGAACTGGACACCCCCGGCGACCGCTATGACGCCATCCGTAACTTCGTCCTGCGCAACCTGCTGGGCCCGGAAATCGAGCCGGAGGTCATCGACCGCGCTGTCCACCCGGTCAACCTGGCCACCATAGTCATCGACCCGGCCACCGGCCTGCCGGCCGATACCCAGGGTGGCTTCTCCCAGTTCATCCTGCCCTATATCTTCAGCATTCTGCTCATCATGTCCATATTCACTTCTTCCGGCTACCTCCTTCAGGGTTTGGCCGAGGAGAAGGAAAACCGGATCATGGAGATACTGCTGTCCTCGGTTTCCTCCCGCCAGCTCATCACCGGCAAGGTGCTGGGTCTGGGCGCCGCCGGCCTGCTCCAGATGGCCGTCTGGCTGGTATCGGCCCGTTTCCTGGCCGATCTGGCCTCAGAAAACTTTTCGGATATACTCGGTTCCATCGAAGTCTCCGTGACCTTCGTCCTGCTGGGTCTGGCCTACTTCATCCTGGGTTACCTGCTTTTCGCCGTCATCATGGCCGCCGCCGGCAGTATCGGCTCCAACGCCCGGGAAAGCCAGCAGATGGCCACCGTTTTCACCCTGCTGGCCGTCTCGCCGTTATGGTTCATGGTGTTCCTCATTGAGAACCCCCACCACACCCTCAGCGTCATCCTGACCATATTCCCCTTCACGGCGCCCATCACCACTATCGTCCGCATCGGTGTTGCCGATGTACCGACGTGGCAGATTGCCGCCAGCATGGCCATCATGGCGGCGACCATCGTCGGTCTGCTCGCCCTGGCCGCCAAGATCTTCCGCACCTTCCTGCTGATGTACGGCAAGATGCCGAAGCTGGGTGAAATAATCCGCCTCATCCGGCAGGCCTAG
- a CDS encoding ABC transporter related protein (KEGG: det:DET0851 sodium extrusion protein NatA, putative~PFAM: ABC transporter related~SMART: AAA ATPase), producing MPTVKLTGINKTYGAVRVVNDVSFEVDGGEIFALIGPNGAGKSTTIRMMMDIIKPDSGDIVIMNEHLGEAGKNRIGYLPEERGLYRKLKIMDTVAYLASLKGAEPADAIARAEAMLKTFGLFEHRYKKIEELSKGMGQLTQFVVTVAHNPDLIILDEPFAGLDPVNSRLLKDTVRGLRAEGKAVILSTHRMNEVEEMCDRLFMINKGREVLYGRLDDIRRRFRAHAAVVESLEPVPDNIPGVIGRQVNGRVTELQLDAGTSPQQLLSSLVAAGHPVERFEVATPSLDEIFVRVVNQP from the coding sequence ATGCCCACGGTCAAGCTGACCGGAATCAACAAGACTTATGGCGCCGTCCGGGTAGTGAATGATGTGTCCTTTGAAGTGGACGGCGGCGAAATCTTCGCCCTCATCGGTCCCAACGGCGCCGGTAAGTCCACCACCATCCGCATGATGATGGACATCATCAAGCCGGACTCCGGCGACATTGTCATCATGAACGAACACCTGGGCGAGGCCGGCAAGAACCGCATCGGCTACCTGCCGGAAGAGCGCGGACTCTACCGCAAGCTCAAAATCATGGACACCGTCGCCTACCTGGCGTCACTCAAGGGGGCGGAACCCGCTGACGCGATAGCCCGCGCCGAGGCCATGCTCAAGACGTTCGGGCTGTTCGAGCATCGCTACAAGAAAATCGAGGAGCTGTCCAAGGGTATGGGCCAGCTGACCCAGTTCGTGGTCACCGTGGCCCACAATCCCGACCTCATCATCCTGGATGAGCCCTTCGCCGGGCTGGACCCGGTCAATTCAAGACTGCTCAAGGATACCGTCCGCGGACTCCGGGCCGAAGGCAAAGCCGTCATCCTGTCCACCCACCGCATGAACGAGGTGGAAGAGATGTGCGACCGGCTGTTCATGATCAACAAGGGCCGGGAAGTTCTTTACGGCCGGCTGGACGACATCCGCCGCCGTTTCCGCGCCCATGCCGCCGTGGTGGAATCACTCGAGCCGGTGCCTGACAATATTCCCGGCGTCATCGGCCGACAGGTGAACGGCCGTGTCACCGAGCTCCAGCTCGATGCCGGCACCTCGCCCCAGCAACTGCTCAGTTCCCTGGTGGCCGCCGGACATCCCGTGGAACGCTTCGAGGTGGCGACGCCCAGCCTGGATGAAATCTTCGTCCGGGTGGTGAACCAGCCATGA